A part of Saccharomonospora amisosensis genomic DNA contains:
- a CDS encoding TetR/AcrR family transcriptional regulator: MASNPRVTAADTSNLGRPRDPGVDRRVLRAAAEVFGESGWGSFTVDAVARRAGVGKASIYLRWPNKEALLSSALAALVGRVSDIDTGSVRHDLVRLAEQMLKSYFGISGRATVRLMLEAGRIPGVSHTLERLRESQVLAARAIVRRGIARAELREDASVTLLLDAICGGCLNHVLATPDHLRDEVGARLADYAGELVDFVLGSVVSLPVSSSSTTSTPPGRRSSE, from the coding sequence ATGGCGAGTAATCCTCGGGTGACGGCGGCGGACACCTCCAATCTCGGCCGTCCACGTGATCCCGGGGTGGACCGGCGAGTGCTCCGTGCCGCGGCGGAGGTCTTCGGCGAGAGCGGCTGGGGCAGCTTCACCGTCGACGCGGTGGCCCGCAGGGCGGGCGTCGGCAAGGCATCGATCTACCTGCGCTGGCCAAACAAGGAGGCGCTGCTTTCCAGCGCGCTGGCGGCCCTGGTCGGCCGGGTCTCCGACATCGACACCGGCTCGGTGCGGCACGACCTCGTGCGGCTCGCCGAGCAGATGCTGAAGTCCTACTTCGGTATCTCCGGCCGTGCCACCGTGCGACTGATGCTGGAAGCGGGCCGCATTCCCGGTGTTTCGCACACGCTGGAGCGGCTGCGCGAGTCGCAGGTGCTCGCGGCGCGGGCGATCGTGCGGCGTGGCATCGCCAGGGCAGAGTTGCGTGAGGACGCCAGCGTGACCCTGCTGCTGGACGCGATCTGCGGTGGCTGCCTCAACCACGTGCTGGCCACACCCGACCACCTTCGCGACGAGGTCGGGGCGCGGCTGGCCGACTACGCGGGCGAGCTGGTGGACTTCGTGCTCGGCTCCGTCGTCTCCCTTCCCGTCTCCTCCTCGTCCACCACCTCGACTCCTCCGGGGCGACGTTCGTCCGAATAG
- a CDS encoding choice-of-anchor B family protein — protein MRAKIATATIALLAAAALGAPFAWAHEQSFDEVEPPTQAERQAELDAAPQGRAKCVNGTAADTYACDDIDMLDHLWLEDLGLSFANDMWGWTDPSTGKDYAIVGGTEGTVFVDISRPTDARVVGTLPAHVLDPDRPYWRDIKVYDNHAFVVSEQKPHGMQVFDLTRLRHERGTYTEDAHYAGFGNAHNINIDTEAGVAYAVGTSTCEGGLHMVNISQPTAPVPAGCYSDHGYIHDTQCVTYAGPDEDYAGREICFNSNAAADGNFVSIVDVTDKAAPVAIARVSYADNGYSHQGWLTPDQRYFLHGDELDELDHGNNTRTRIWDMSDLDNPRHIGSFDNETTSIDHNIYTERGLAYASNYTSGLRVYHTGRVAQGELKEVGYFDLYPENDNASFEGGTWSNFPYFKRDVIGVSSMDRGLFILKLRN, from the coding sequence ATGAGAGCGAAGATCGCTACCGCGACTATCGCGCTGCTGGCGGCGGCGGCCCTCGGGGCGCCATTCGCATGGGCGCACGAGCAGTCGTTCGACGAGGTCGAACCGCCCACACAGGCGGAACGGCAAGCCGAACTTGACGCCGCCCCGCAAGGCCGGGCGAAGTGTGTCAACGGGACGGCGGCCGACACCTACGCCTGCGACGACATCGACATGCTCGACCACCTCTGGCTCGAGGATCTCGGGCTCAGCTTCGCCAACGACATGTGGGGCTGGACCGACCCGTCGACCGGCAAGGACTACGCCATCGTCGGCGGTACCGAGGGAACGGTGTTCGTGGACATCAGCAGGCCCACCGACGCTCGCGTGGTGGGAACGCTGCCGGCTCACGTGCTCGATCCCGACCGTCCCTACTGGCGTGACATCAAGGTGTACGACAACCACGCGTTCGTGGTGTCAGAACAGAAACCGCACGGCATGCAGGTCTTCGACCTGACCCGGCTGCGACACGAGCGGGGTACCTACACCGAAGACGCGCACTACGCCGGATTCGGCAACGCACACAACATCAACATCGACACCGAAGCCGGTGTCGCCTACGCCGTTGGCACCAGCACGTGCGAGGGCGGGTTGCACATGGTGAACATCTCACAGCCGACCGCGCCGGTACCAGCTGGATGCTATTCCGACCACGGCTACATCCACGACACGCAGTGCGTGACCTACGCGGGTCCGGACGAGGACTACGCCGGGCGTGAGATCTGCTTCAACTCCAACGCGGCGGCCGACGGGAACTTCGTGTCCATCGTGGACGTGACCGACAAGGCTGCACCGGTCGCGATCGCGCGGGTATCGTACGCCGACAACGGTTACAGCCACCAGGGCTGGCTCACCCCGGACCAGCGGTACTTCTTGCACGGTGACGAGCTCGACGAGCTCGACCACGGCAACAACACCAGGACCCGGATCTGGGATATGTCCGATCTGGACAATCCGAGGCACATCGGGTCGTTCGACAACGAAACCACCTCGATCGACCACAACATCTACACCGAACGCGGTCTCGCCTACGCGTCCAACTACACCTCGGGCCTTCGCGTCTACCACACCGGCAGGGTGGCTCAGGGTGAACTGAAGGAGGTCGGCTACTTCGACCTGTACCCCGAGAACGACAACGCATCGTTCGAGGGCGGTACGTGGAGCAACTTCCCGTACTTCAAGCGGGACGTGATCGGCGTCAGCAGCATGGATCGCGGGTTGTTCATCCTCAAGTTGCGGAACTGA
- a CDS encoding AMIN-like domain-containing (lipo)protein yields MTRTMITVLSVLSVASLALAGCVGPEQAAPPAPTATTSATVPATTTTTPTTPTTSTSTTRPPAQPRVPTPPAQWSTREVSAPFTGKVPPTPTLVGIRVGAHPANGFDRVALDFRGMPGYRARYENTVTRDGSGQRVRLPGSAYLQLVFNPAQAHDEQGESTLTSPPVNPMRVGYDELVSYVLNGDYEGYVSLALGLAERNGFVVRHFQRANGLHTVYIDIARG; encoded by the coding sequence ATGACGCGCACGATGATCACTGTGCTCTCGGTGCTTTCGGTGGCCTCACTGGCACTCGCCGGATGTGTCGGCCCTGAACAGGCCGCACCGCCTGCTCCCACCGCGACCACATCCGCCACGGTCCCCGCGACCACGACCACAACGCCCACAACGCCCACAACGTCGACATCGACGACCAGGCCACCGGCCCAGCCCCGGGTACCGACCCCTCCCGCACAGTGGTCCACCCGCGAGGTGTCCGCACCGTTCACAGGGAAGGTTCCGCCAACGCCGACGCTGGTGGGCATCCGCGTCGGCGCGCATCCGGCCAACGGCTTCGACCGGGTGGCGCTGGACTTTCGCGGAATGCCCGGCTACCGGGCGCGTTACGAGAACACTGTCACCCGCGACGGGTCCGGGCAGCGGGTACGCCTTCCCGGCAGCGCCTACCTGCAACTGGTGTTCAACCCGGCGCAGGCACACGACGAGCAGGGTGAGTCCACGCTGACCTCACCGCCGGTGAACCCGATGCGGGTCGGCTACGACGAACTCGTCTCCTACGTCCTCAACGGCGACTACGAGGGCTACGTCTCGCTCGCGCTGGGGCTGGCCGAGCGTAACGGGTTCGTCGTCCGGCACTTCCAGCGCGCCAACGGATTGCACACCGTCTACATCGACATCGCGCGCGGCTGA
- a CDS encoding M14 family metallopeptidase, protein MGITRRILVAASGLVLLLAAAAPTSAAPKTTATAAQSDDRAVYEIGAATPTQRTAIAATGVDVLGVRDGTVTIVADTGQAESLRTLGFQPRLTADLDASLAERNPAPRAAADFPAGDEGYHTYAEVTAELEATRNEHPDVARLSGVGTSYEGRALHLLKISDNVAQDEDEPEVLFTCNQHAREHLTTEMCLRIVQRFTNGYGTDETVTALVDSREIYVIPSVNPDGAEYDISGGQYHGWRKNRQGSGTDLNRNWDYRWGCCGGSSGNPGSDTYRGPSPFSAPETAAVADFVNSRVVGGSQQLKAHIDFHSYSELVLWPYGYTYADTAEGMTEQEARRFADLGRRMAASNGYSPQQSSDLYITDGSVNDWMWGEHKIWSYTFEMYPRSGGGLDGFYPPDERIEQETARNDEAVDILLEAAGE, encoded by the coding sequence ATGGGGATCACACGCCGGATACTCGTCGCGGCCTCAGGGCTTGTGCTGTTGCTGGCCGCCGCCGCACCGACCAGCGCCGCACCGAAGACGACAGCTACAGCAGCACAGTCGGACGACCGTGCCGTGTACGAGATCGGCGCGGCCACACCCACACAGCGCACCGCGATCGCCGCCACCGGTGTCGATGTGCTCGGCGTGCGCGACGGCACGGTGACGATCGTCGCAGACACCGGGCAGGCCGAGTCGCTGCGCACGCTGGGATTCCAGCCACGACTCACCGCGGACCTCGACGCCTCGCTGGCCGAGCGCAATCCCGCGCCGCGTGCCGCGGCCGACTTCCCCGCGGGCGACGAGGGCTATCACACCTACGCCGAGGTGACCGCGGAGTTGGAGGCGACGCGGAACGAACACCCCGATGTGGCGCGGTTGTCCGGCGTCGGCACCTCCTACGAGGGCCGCGCGCTGCACCTGTTGAAGATCAGCGACAACGTGGCACAGGACGAGGACGAGCCCGAAGTGCTGTTCACCTGCAACCAGCACGCCCGCGAGCACCTGACCACGGAGATGTGCCTGCGGATCGTGCAGCGCTTCACCAACGGATACGGCACCGACGAGACCGTCACCGCCCTGGTGGACTCGCGGGAGATCTACGTGATCCCCAGCGTCAACCCTGATGGCGCCGAGTACGACATCTCCGGAGGTCAGTACCACGGCTGGCGTAAGAACCGGCAGGGCTCGGGCACGGATCTGAACCGCAACTGGGACTACCGGTGGGGCTGCTGTGGCGGTTCCAGTGGTAACCCGGGGTCGGACACCTACCGGGGGCCCTCGCCGTTCTCCGCACCGGAGACCGCCGCCGTCGCCGACTTCGTGAACTCGCGTGTGGTAGGCGGCAGCCAGCAGCTCAAGGCGCACATCGATTTCCACAGTTACTCCGAGCTGGTGCTGTGGCCCTACGGCTACACCTACGCCGACACCGCCGAGGGCATGACCGAGCAGGAGGCGCGGCGCTTCGCCGACCTCGGCAGGCGAATGGCGGCGAGCAACGGGTACAGCCCGCAGCAGTCCAGCGATCTTTACATCACCGACGGTTCGGTGAACGACTGGATGTGGGGGGAGCACAAGATCTGGAGCTACACCTTCGAGATGTATCCGCGAAGTGGTGGCGGGCTCGACGGGTTCTACCCGCCCGACGAGCGGATCGAGCAGGAGACCGCGCGCAACGACGAGGCGGTGGACATCCTGCTGGAGGCGGCGGGCGAGTAG
- a CDS encoding helix-turn-helix transcriptional regulator: protein MARTPASPRRGGSNGTWTFLSNHAHVLICLSRDPHQTIPSIAEQVGITPRAVQLILADLIEGGYVERTRVGRRNHYHVNPEGHLRHPLEAEHSVGDLITALGPGNTAAPGG from the coding sequence ATGGCGCGGACCCCGGCCTCGCCCCGGCGCGGCGGCTCCAACGGCACGTGGACGTTCCTCAGCAACCACGCACACGTGCTCATCTGCCTGTCGCGCGACCCGCACCAGACCATCCCCTCGATCGCCGAACAGGTCGGGATCACACCCAGGGCCGTACAACTGATCCTCGCCGACCTCATCGAGGGCGGCTACGTGGAACGCACCAGGGTCGGCCGCCGCAACCACTACCACGTCAACCCCGAAGGCCACCTGCGCCACCCGCTGGAGGCCGAGCACAGCGTCGGTGACCTGATCACCGCGCTCGGCCCCGGTAACACCGCGGCACCGGGCGGGTAG
- a CDS encoding TerC family protein yields the protein MAVAWWAWAAVIGVLLLMLAVDLFAHRKAHVVGVREAAVWSVVWVALGVAFGGVVWQVWGAEFGAQYYAGYVIEKSLAVDNVFVFAIIFSYFAVPREYQHRVLFYGVLGALVFRGAFIAAGSVLIASFAWILYVFGAFLVITGVRMARHRDETIDPRRSVALRMFRRFVPITDTYEGQRFLVRRAGRWAATPLLAVLVLVEVTDIVFAVDSIPAIFAVTREPFLVFSSNAFAVLGLRALYFLLADLMYRFVYLKLGLAVVLVWVGAKLLLLEVYKIPTTLSLAVVGAILAVAVTASWLRTRGSAPEPEREFTRSGSN from the coding sequence ATGGCTGTCGCCTGGTGGGCATGGGCCGCCGTAATCGGTGTGCTGTTGCTGATGCTGGCCGTCGACCTCTTCGCGCACCGAAAGGCCCATGTCGTGGGCGTGCGGGAGGCCGCGGTGTGGTCGGTGGTGTGGGTCGCGCTCGGCGTCGCGTTCGGCGGGGTCGTGTGGCAGGTCTGGGGTGCGGAGTTCGGCGCGCAGTACTACGCCGGATACGTGATCGAGAAGTCGCTCGCCGTGGACAACGTTTTCGTGTTCGCGATCATCTTCTCCTACTTCGCCGTGCCACGTGAGTACCAGCACCGGGTGCTGTTCTACGGGGTACTCGGCGCACTGGTGTTTCGCGGGGCGTTCATCGCGGCCGGTTCGGTGCTGATCGCGAGCTTCGCCTGGATTCTTTACGTTTTCGGGGCGTTCCTCGTGATAACCGGTGTGCGCATGGCCCGTCACCGGGACGAGACGATCGACCCCCGGCGTAGCGTCGCGCTGCGGATGTTTCGCCGCTTCGTGCCGATCACCGATACCTACGAGGGGCAGCGATTCCTGGTGCGGCGCGCAGGTCGGTGGGCGGCAACGCCGCTGCTCGCCGTGCTGGTGCTGGTGGAGGTCACCGACATCGTGTTCGCCGTGGACTCCATTCCGGCCATCTTCGCGGTCACCCGCGAACCGTTCCTTGTCTTCTCGTCCAACGCCTTCGCGGTGCTGGGATTACGCGCGCTGTACTTCCTGCTCGCCGATCTGATGTACCGCTTCGTGTACCTGAAGCTCGGCTTGGCCGTTGTGCTGGTCTGGGTCGGCGCGAAGCTGTTGCTGCTGGAGGTCTACAAGATCCCGACGACGCTGTCCCTTGCGGTCGTCGGTGCGATTCTGGCGGTGGCGGTGACGGCCAGCTGGCTGCGGACGCGGGGCAGTGCCCCCGAACCGGAGCGCGAGTTCACGCGATCGGGTTCGAACTGA
- a CDS encoding HNH endonuclease signature motif containing protein: protein MTDGEALTRLTDAELLAFLRERESTRRRAYAEQLRAVAEIEARGLAGEHGHRGVGGLVREMFALNPADARRMVAHARALSSGVAPSGAAVDASLPRVVDELAAGAIGPEHVEAIRGAVEALPPSATVQERAEAERILCEAATTTRPGLLARLGREISARLDPDGDRPREDLLEKPMRRLEVRQRPDGGVSGSFDLDSESGALLTNLLSPLAVPRTDEAGPDTRGRARRYGDALAEVVRLAARSPEAPGEAGEPVTLLVSVGLAELKQGAGRGLVDGYLELPSAQLRRMACDSNVAPVVLGTKGEPLDVGRTTRTVPRAVRRALVLRDAGCTFPTCDRKAKWCQAHHVRHWIDGGPTSLDNLTLLCGPHHRLLHHSDWEARMINGRPWYFPPAHVDPGRAPRRNALHAHRASVGGRAPANVRSRNENRRCGQANSWRPGAEATRARPAATEPCGATASGEDRWAPAAGGGTFDPPGVGRPPPHRWLAAGQAQSYAAAQPNGADDGGR from the coding sequence GTGACGGATGGTGAGGCCCTGACCCGGCTGACGGACGCGGAGTTGCTGGCGTTTCTGCGGGAGCGCGAGTCGACTCGGCGTCGCGCCTATGCCGAACAGTTGCGCGCGGTCGCTGAGATCGAGGCCCGGGGCCTGGCCGGTGAACACGGCCATCGGGGTGTCGGTGGGTTGGTTCGCGAGATGTTCGCGCTGAACCCGGCCGACGCGCGCCGGATGGTGGCGCATGCCAGGGCACTGAGTTCCGGTGTCGCCCCGTCCGGGGCGGCGGTGGACGCATCACTGCCGAGGGTGGTCGACGAACTCGCGGCGGGTGCGATCGGTCCGGAACACGTCGAGGCGATCCGGGGGGCGGTGGAAGCGCTGCCGCCCTCGGCGACAGTGCAGGAAAGGGCGGAAGCGGAGCGCATCCTGTGCGAGGCGGCCACGACAACCCGGCCCGGCCTCCTGGCCCGGCTGGGGCGCGAGATCAGCGCGCGGCTCGACCCGGACGGCGACCGCCCCCGCGAGGACCTCCTGGAGAAGCCGATGCGCAGGCTGGAGGTGCGGCAGCGTCCTGACGGTGGGGTGAGTGGCTCGTTCGACCTGGACAGTGAAAGCGGTGCGTTGTTGACGAACTTGCTGTCCCCGTTGGCCGTGCCGCGCACGGACGAGGCCGGGCCGGACACTCGCGGCCGTGCGCGGCGTTACGGCGACGCGCTGGCCGAGGTCGTTCGGCTCGCGGCACGCTCCCCTGAGGCTCCCGGCGAGGCCGGTGAGCCGGTGACGCTGCTCGTGTCCGTCGGCTTGGCCGAGCTGAAGCAGGGTGCCGGGCGTGGCTTGGTGGACGGCTACCTGGAACTGCCCTCGGCGCAGCTCCGCCGGATGGCATGTGACAGCAACGTCGCCCCCGTGGTGCTCGGCACGAAGGGGGAACCACTCGATGTCGGGCGCACCACCCGCACCGTGCCTCGGGCCGTGCGCCGGGCGCTCGTTCTCCGGGACGCAGGTTGCACCTTCCCCACCTGTGACCGCAAGGCCAAATGGTGCCAGGCCCACCACGTCAGGCACTGGATCGACGGCGGGCCGACCTCGCTGGACAACCTGACCCTGCTCTGCGGGCCGCATCATCGCCTGCTGCACCACAGCGACTGGGAAGCACGAATGATCAACGGCCGACCGTGGTACTTCCCGCCGGCTCACGTCGACCCCGGCAGGGCGCCTCGGCGCAACGCACTGCACGCACATCGGGCATCCGTTGGCGGGCGCGCGCCCGCCAACGTTCGATCCCGAAACGAGAACCGACGGTGTGGCCAAGCGAATTCGTGGCGCCCTGGTGCGGAGGCAACCCGCGCGAGACCCGCCGCCACAGAGCCGTGTGGGGCCACGGCATCCGGCGAGGACCGATGGGCACCCGCGGCCGGGGGCGGGACGTTCGACCCACCGGGGGTGGGCCGCCCGCCTCCTCACCGCTGGCTCGCGGCCGGGCAGGCTCAGTCCTATGCCGCAGCCCAACCAAACGGAGCTGACGATGGCGGTCGGTGA
- a CDS encoding serine hydrolase domain-containing protein, giving the protein MAVGELLNRRPTVGFAVGVVRDGDLEFFHGHGTADIASGAPITQDTVFRVASITKTFTAVAVLQLAERGLVDLDTPANDYLRGFRLVSPSSDWPPATVRHLLTHTSGVPETVHASRSLKYVFGESVALTQPLPTLADYYRGGLRLVARPGSGFTYTDHNFATLGQLVEDVSGQRLDSYFHEHVFQPLGMTSTDLLRSDRIRPHLATGYTIGRRGPKPVTDRQWIAAAASSIYSSPRDMARYLAALLGGGANQHGRVLSPVTLATMFQPQYQPDPRIPGMGLAFSRFDLGGHVAVEHEGILPGFNSDIFLAPDDGVGVLAFTNGARQAMLWLPAEVGRLLGDLIGAREERVRTDVAQRPDLWGELCGRYPFPAPLTDLRARSMFGAGAEVFVRRGALTVRLLSPVPAAYRGFTLHPDDENDPYAFRIDLENYGIGTARVVFAPDPDTGRTALLFELFPTTLRRRVGPQSPGGRVARALRSAALTARARRSNQAPGGG; this is encoded by the coding sequence ATGGCGGTCGGTGAGCTGCTGAACCGCAGGCCCACCGTGGGGTTTGCCGTGGGGGTGGTGCGCGACGGCGACCTCGAGTTCTTCCACGGACACGGGACCGCGGACATCGCCTCCGGTGCGCCGATCACCCAGGACACCGTCTTTCGCGTCGCCTCCATCACCAAGACCTTCACCGCCGTCGCGGTGCTGCAGTTGGCCGAGCGAGGGCTGGTCGATCTCGACACGCCCGCCAACGACTACCTGCGCGGATTCCGGCTGGTGTCGCCCTCGTCCGATTGGCCACCCGCCACCGTGCGGCACCTGCTCACCCACACCTCCGGCGTCCCGGAGACGGTGCACGCCTCGCGGTCGCTGAAGTACGTCTTCGGTGAGAGCGTCGCCCTCACCCAGCCGCTTCCCACGCTCGCCGACTACTACCGGGGCGGGCTTCGGCTGGTGGCGCGGCCGGGCAGCGGGTTCACCTACACCGACCACAACTTCGCCACGCTCGGCCAGCTCGTCGAGGACGTCAGCGGGCAACGGCTGGACAGCTACTTTCACGAGCACGTGTTCCAACCGCTCGGCATGACCAGTACCGACCTGCTGCGCTCTGACCGGATTCGACCGCACCTGGCGACGGGGTACACCATCGGCAGGCGCGGCCCGAAGCCCGTCACCGACCGGCAGTGGATCGCCGCCGCCGCCTCGTCGATCTACTCCAGCCCCAGGGACATGGCCCGGTATCTGGCCGCACTGCTCGGCGGCGGCGCGAACCAGCACGGCCGGGTGCTGAGTCCAGTCACGCTTGCGACGATGTTCCAGCCGCAGTACCAGCCCGACCCCCGGATTCCCGGCATGGGACTGGCGTTCTCCCGCTTCGACCTCGGCGGCCACGTAGCTGTGGAGCACGAGGGCATCCTGCCCGGCTTCAATTCCGACATCTTTCTCGCGCCGGACGACGGCGTCGGCGTGCTGGCGTTCACCAATGGGGCACGGCAGGCGATGCTGTGGCTACCCGCCGAGGTGGGACGGCTGCTCGGCGACCTGATCGGTGCGCGCGAAGAACGCGTCCGCACCGACGTCGCGCAGCGCCCGGATCTGTGGGGTGAGCTGTGTGGCCGCTATCCCTTCCCCGCACCACTCACCGACCTGCGGGCGCGATCCATGTTCGGTGCCGGGGCCGAGGTGTTCGTCCGGCGCGGCGCGCTGACTGTGCGGCTGCTCAGCCCCGTTCCTGCCGCCTACCGGGGATTCACGCTGCATCCCGACGACGAGAACGACCCCTACGCCTTCCGTATCGATCTGGAGAACTACGGCATCGGCACCGCGAGGGTGGTCTTCGCGCCCGACCCCGACACGGGGCGAACGGCGTTGTTGTTCGAGCTGTTCCCCACCACGTTGCGCAGGCGGGTCGGCCCGCAGTCACCGGGCGGGCGCGTAGCGCGTGCGCTACGTTCCGCCGCGTTGACCGCTCGTGCTAGGCGATCGAACCAAGCGCCGGGCGGTGGCTGA
- a CDS encoding permease prefix domain 1-containing protein, which produces MNGCPVGEAVETLRGSLRGPGRAREDLVREVADGLHDAVDAYLDAGFDDNEARRRALSDFGDLRLVARQLQVELTAGYGRRTAARMALAFPGLMLLWDAVWLADPVTTARQAPLVSWLATLVDVLSVGSALGCVLAAIWLSRDARRGVPVDRVTRTVGLLGLCTLVGTGTGSLLLNLLGDATAGQAYGTPLAWAVLVTTCCVAGWVVVSVRRCFALGRVSHRPALGSIA; this is translated from the coding sequence GTGAACGGTTGCCCGGTCGGCGAGGCTGTCGAGACGCTGCGGGGATCGCTGCGGGGACCTGGGCGGGCCCGTGAGGACCTGGTTCGCGAGGTGGCCGACGGCCTGCACGATGCCGTAGACGCCTACCTCGACGCAGGGTTCGACGACAACGAGGCCCGCCGCAGGGCCCTCTCGGACTTCGGTGATCTCCGGCTGGTCGCGCGGCAGTTGCAGGTCGAGTTGACCGCCGGGTACGGGCGGCGCACGGCCGCGCGGATGGCACTGGCATTCCCGGGGTTGATGCTGCTGTGGGACGCGGTCTGGCTGGCTGACCCGGTGACCACGGCCCGGCAGGCACCACTGGTGTCCTGGCTGGCGACCCTGGTCGACGTGCTTTCCGTGGGTTCGGCGTTGGGTTGCGTCCTCGCCGCGATATGGCTCAGCCGGGACGCGCGTCGCGGCGTGCCCGTCGATCGCGTGACCAGAACCGTCGGGCTACTCGGGCTGTGCACCCTGGTCGGCACGGGCACCGGCAGCCTGCTGCTCAACCTGCTGGGCGACGCCACGGCGGGCCAGGCGTACGGCACTCCGCTCGCGTGGGCGGTGCTGGTCACCACCTGCTGCGTGGCGGGCTGGGTGGTGGTGAGCGTGCGCCGCTGCTTCGCACTCGGCCGCGTCAGCCACCGCCCGGCGCTTGGTTCGATCGCCTAG
- a CDS encoding PadR family transcriptional regulator: MNPDAIRGHLDGMLLAVLEEGPLHGYGIIEALYRRSGAALDLPTGTVYPALRRLERARWIDGSWSTVGGRRRRTYTLSRAGRRELARRRSEWIRFSGVVGSVLGGVT; the protein is encoded by the coding sequence GTGAATCCCGACGCCATCCGAGGGCACCTCGACGGCATGCTGCTGGCGGTACTCGAGGAGGGACCGCTGCACGGTTACGGAATCATCGAGGCCCTTTACCGGCGCAGCGGCGCGGCACTGGACCTGCCCACCGGCACTGTGTACCCCGCCCTGCGCAGGCTGGAGCGTGCCCGCTGGATCGACGGGTCATGGAGCACCGTCGGCGGGAGAAGGCGTAGGACGTACACGCTCAGTCGTGCGGGCAGGCGGGAACTCGCCCGGCGGCGGTCGGAGTGGATCAGGTTCAGTGGAGTCGTCGGCAGCGTGCTGGGAGGTGTGACGTGA